Genomic segment of Gloeocapsa sp. PCC 7428:
GCTAAGAATTTGCCTCATTAAAGTTGTGCCAGAACGAGATGTTCCAACGATGAATATCATGCTCTTTTTTGCTATTTCATTTTTACTTTCTTCCATAAGTCAAAGTCCTTAATTATATCAAATATTATTAGTTTTTAGCTAAAATTATTGTTTAAGCAACTATAAAAATCTAGTGGATAATTAAGTTGCCAAAAGCAAAGGATAATGTTTATGCTTTGAAGCAAAGAAGGATTGCTATGCTGTATTCTTTTGACATTATCAAAGCTTATTTAAGAGCAGGAAACAATGTTGAAGTACCTCACATATAACTATATAAATTATATATAAGTACAGATCTATTAAAATAGATAAAAATTAAGCTGCTTTATAATACGATCTACCTGAAGGAAGATAAGTAACTGATTTATCTGCAAGTAATTTTTGATAAATGTCAACTAGCTCATTGTTAAGTTTTTGTATTTCATATTGAGCTTCTACAGATTTTCGAGCAGCTAAACCGATATCTGCCCATCTTTCTGGATGTTTAATCAGATAACTTAATTTTTGGGCGATCGCCTCAGCATCACGCTCAGGAACTAAAAACCCAGAAACACCATCTTCTACTAACTCAGAAATGCCACTATGTTTAGTTGCAACTACTGGTAAACCCATTGCCATTGCTTCTTTTAAAGTGTTGGGTATACCCTCTTGATTTCCATCTTGCGCTGTTACACTGGGAGCAACGAAAATATGTGAATTATTGAGTTCCTCAATAATCTCCTGCTGGTTTCTTTGACCTAGTAACGTGACAACATGACTGATACCAAGATAGTGAATCAGGTGCTGTAACTCTTGTTTTAACTCACCATCGCCAATAATATAGTAATGGATATCTTTGTGTATTTGAGATAGTTGAGCAACAGCTTCAATGCTGTACTCTATTCCTTTTTTTTCAACTAAACGACCTACGGTGATAATTTGAATCGAGTTATTAGAACGTAGATAGCGAGGCGTAAATGTGAACTTATCGCAGTCAATTCCTGATCTATGGGTAACAATCTTTTTGCTATCGTAACCACGCTTAACTAACCAAGTACGGAAATAATCGCAAACAGGAAGAAATAAGTCTCCCTTAGCTAAAAGTTGGTCGTAAACACAATCGCCATGTTGCTTGACATAGCGGCTAATATCCCAACCGCGAAAAGACGTGACAAGTTTTCCCTGTAATGCTCCAATTTCACGTAACGTCAGAATTTCGAGCGCGTAGCACGCAAATTGACAGTGAATAATATCGTAAGGTTCTTGCTCAAGCAATGGTATTGCACTATACAGAATTTTCAAGGAAATGGCATCTCGACCATATTTGAAAAAATTAAGCGATCGCAAACAAATTAAAGGAGCTTTGTGAAAATTGGTAAAGAGTAACGCAAAACCTTTCAATTGACGCCAAAACACGTTACTTGGTATAGCAGGAGTATAGTAGGTACGAGCGAGAAGATTATATTTTTCTACATGGGGATGCATCTTGCAATTAGAGAGTGGATGTCGTAGAGCATAGATATCTACCTCATGTCCTCGATCGATTAAACCAGTAATTTGATTCAAGACAAAAGTTTCGGACAAAAGAGGAAAAATCCCAACAACAAAAGCAATTCTCATAATAAACTCCTAAACAACTGCAAAATTCATCTAAATAAATAAAATCCTACTAAAAGAAAGTAGGACTTTAGGAAACAGGATATTGCTACTATGCCCTTAAGTTACAAATTAAGTCGATAGAGCAAAGTTCATGTTTTATGTAAAATTGTTAGTAAGTTTTGTTATGCTAAAAAATAGTTGCCTCAAATCTAAAAGAACCAATTTTAACTACGCTTAAATTTAGTAAATAAGCAAAAACTATCTTTATATCAAAGAATAAATAGTGTGAATTTCTGAATTTGTATTCGGAACAAACACTTAAAAATATTAGTATTAAGTTCTATTCAGTAAAGCTCCCTAACGCTGTTGAATGTAGTACAATATTTACCTAATTTTAACAAGTTAAAGCAGTCTAAGGCTGAGCAACTCAGCAATAAAACAGAGTGTAACCGAAGCGCTATTATTGAATCTATAAAATTGAGTTTTAAATTCCAGCTTATTCAATTCAAAATTCAACATTCATAATGCAGAAATTTGCGTGGTAATGACGTTCGCATTTTCAAGAGTTAGAATTCTATTGACAACAGATTCACGAAGGTGGTAGTTTGCCTAGCAGCGAATTCATTTGTAAAAAAAATTACCCATTTGGTACAGCGATACATGGCATATTTATGCATATTTACCTTGTGTAAAAGAATTGCAATGATGCCGCCATAATGGATTTAATAAACAAGCCAAATTAGACCACCAGTATAATCCTTCTGAAGCTTGAGATACATTAGCTAATGTTATCTCAGCACGAGTAACCAGAAACGCAATACAGTTTGCCATAAGCTGTATAAGCTTAATTTCATCGCTAGTGAATTGACGCGGAAGAGTCGTACCAACATGAAATACGCCAACGACTTGTCCATTAATCTGCAAGGGAACACCAAGTATTGATCGCAGTCCCTTATTGCGGAGAATTGGACTAAAAATCTCTATTGTTGATATATCTTCTACTATCATTGGTTGGCAATCAACCGCAACGCGACCAGCAAAACCCCGCCCAAACGGAATTTTAATTCCTGCTGCAATCTCATCTTCAAGTCCAACAGAGGCACATACTTCCAGATGTTGCTGATCCTCAGTTCGCAATAGAACAGTGACTGTGGTGACATTCGTAACCTTACCAGTGCATTCGAGTAACTGGTGTAGTAGGTTTTGTAGAGTCAAACCAGCGATCGCACTACTTTTAGGCAATATATATTGAAACTTCTGCTGAGAAGTTTTCTCTACTTCAGCCAAGATACAACTCTGCGATACAGACAACAGATTATCGTCTGTAGCAATATCCTCAGGGCTACTTGTCATGCCTTGAGCGCCTGGCTTTCGGCTTTTGATCACCTTAGCGGGTACACCCACCGCAATCGAATAAGGCGGAACATCCTTAGTTACAACTGCTCCTGCACCAATAACACTACCCTGACCAACCGTTACACCGTCTACAATTCTGACTCCACTAGCTAACCAACAATCATCTTCAATGACAATTCCTTTGTAAGTGCTACCTTGTTCTTTAATCTTACGGTTAGGATCAGTGAAGGTATGGTTATTTGCATAGATACCTAAATGCGAAGCAATCCGGCAATCCCTCCCAATTTTTATATATTTTCCAGATAGACAAGTATAGGGACCTATATATGTACAATCGCCAATTTCTATTTCACTATCAATGTGAGTTTTAATGATAACTCCAAGATCCAGTTTGACCGAGTTGCCCAGCTTAATTCTACTATTTTGCCCCTCATTTCTCAAAGCAACGCCACGGTCAATTTTGACTTTATTACCAATAGCGATACTACTCGTGTGAATTAATTCAACCCCAGATTTAATTTGTACAGCATTTCCAAACTGTGCAAAAATAGAACGATATAGTAGCCCACGTAGAGATCTCCCTAGTGATAGGGGTACCCATCCTACTAAGGTAATAACTACAGCTTCTTTCCAGCGAAACCACTGTGAAGTAGATAGAGCTTTTACGGCGTTCATACTTGTAGTCAACAAAGTTTAATAATATTGAATAAGCATACTTTTCAACGTAATACAGTTAAGAATAATTGCATATTTTAACGTAGTAAATTAATTTTTTTACTGTATCGCAGCTATCTTCAATAATTGCTTAGAAACTACATAGTTCCAACCACTTGTGTAAAATTTAGTCTATCACTAACGCTACTTTTTGCTTGTGACGCTTTTTCCTCTAAAATACTTTGATACAGATTTACTGTGTCTATAGCCTCCATACTCATAGTCCGAATAGGTTGAATTCCTTGGCGAAGTTTAGATAATAAATTTGGGTTAGTAGCTAGTTGCATAAAAGCTTCAGCCCAAGCTTTAACATCAGTAGGAGGTAGTAACAAACCATCAATATTATGTTTAATAAGTTCATTAACACCCCCGACATCCGAACCTAAAACAGGTAGCTTGGCAGCATAGGCTTCTAAAATAGACATTGGTCTTACATCAAACCATTGTGCAGGTAAAGCTAAAATATCGTATGTTGCTAAAATAGAGGGTAACTCTGCACGCGTTAAAGTTTCAGCAATACGAATGCGTGGTTCAGTTTTTATACTTTGTATAATTTGTTGTTGATATTTATCATCATCAACTGCACTCCCATAAATTGTTAATTCAATTGCCACTTCAGCAGGTAGAGACTTGATTGCTTCTACTAAAATATGAATTCCCTTGTTGCGGTTCCAGCGTCCAAGAAACACAACTTTTAAGGCTTTGTTTACTACTTTTTTTATGTTTTGAGTTGATGCTAGAAACACATCAGGTACACCTGTTTTACAAATTATCAACTTCTCTTGAGGAACGCCGTTGAGTAGCAGTGTTTCATAAAGCCGATCGCTCAACGTCACTATGCGGTCAGCAAATTTCGCCATTTCTAATAAACCCTGTCTACGAGCAACTATATAAGCTGGTAGCGAAATAGGAGTAAACAATGCCGTTGCAGCAGTATTGATTGGTGCAGGTGCTTTTCTAAATTGATGTAGTACTTTACTTGCTATATTACTTATGCCCAAAGGTGTGTAAGCTAATCTTTTAATTACTGTATCTGATATTGCTGAAGGCACGCCACAACAGTGGCTACATCTTACTTCATCTATTTTTCCGTCACATACTTCTTGCCCGTTTAGCATCAAAGTTTCTCGTTGACAAACAGGGCTAGGTAAGCGAATTGAAACAACTGTTGCCATACCTAACTCTTTGGCAAGGCGTAGATGAGGTAAGCCACATTTTGGAGTCCATTGATGCTGATGATAAATATCTGCTTTTTGCTCTTTCAACCAGCGTTCAAAACACTCAAATCTGCCATGTGGTAATTCTCCATGATTTGGTTCTGCCTCTGGTTGAGGAAACACAGGATAGCGATATACTTCTATTCCATTATGTATGTATGTATTCTCATGTTTACTATTTTGAGCCGCTGCTATTTTACTTTCTACTCCATACGCTTGGAGAACTGGCAATAGTTCGCTAAGACGAATTTGAATTCCT
This window contains:
- a CDS encoding glycosyltransferase, coding for MRIAFVVGIFPLLSETFVLNQITGLIDRGHEVDIYALRHPLSNCKMHPHVEKYNLLARTYYTPAIPSNVFWRQLKGFALLFTNFHKAPLICLRSLNFFKYGRDAISLKILYSAIPLLEQEPYDIIHCQFACYALEILTLREIGALQGKLVTSFRGWDISRYVKQHGDCVYDQLLAKGDLFLPVCDYFRTWLVKRGYDSKKIVTHRSGIDCDKFTFTPRYLRSNNSIQIITVGRLVEKKGIEYSIEAVAQLSQIHKDIHYYIIGDGELKQELQHLIHYLGISHVVTLLGQRNQQEIIEELNNSHIFVAPSVTAQDGNQEGIPNTLKEAMAMGLPVVATKHSGISELVEDGVSGFLVPERDAEAIAQKLSYLIKHPERWADIGLAARKSVEAQYEIQKLNNELVDIYQKLLADKSVTYLPSGRSYYKAA
- a CDS encoding GAF domain-containing protein; the encoded protein is MTSSPEDIATDDNLLSVSQSCILAEVEKTSQQKFQYILPKSSAIAGLTLQNLLHQLLECTGKVTNVTTVTVLLRTEDQQHLEVCASVGLEDEIAAGIKIPFGRGFAGRVAVDCQPMIVEDISTIEIFSPILRNKGLRSILGVPLQINGQVVGVFHVGTTLPRQFTSDEIKLIQLMANCIAFLVTRAEITLANVSQASEGLYWWSNLACLLNPLWRHHCNSFTQGKYA
- a CDS encoding glycosyltransferase yields the protein MKTIQAVARYLPEKCGGIQIRLSELLPVLQAYGVESKIAAAQNSKHENTYIHNGIEVYRYPVFPQPEAEPNHGELPHGRFECFERWLKEQKADIYHQHQWTPKCGLPHLRLAKELGMATVVSIRLPSPVCQRETLMLNGQEVCDGKIDEVRCSHCCGVPSAISDTVIKRLAYTPLGISNIASKVLHQFRKAPAPINTAATALFTPISLPAYIVARRQGLLEMAKFADRIVTLSDRLYETLLLNGVPQEKLIICKTGVPDVFLASTQNIKKVVNKALKVVFLGRWNRNKGIHILVEAIKSLPAEVAIELTIYGSAVDDDKYQQQIIQSIKTEPRIRIAETLTRAELPSILATYDILALPAQWFDVRPMSILEAYAAKLPVLGSDVGGVNELIKHNIDGLLLPPTDVKAWAEAFMQLATNPNLLSKLRQGIQPIRTMSMEAIDTVNLYQSILEEKASQAKSSVSDRLNFTQVVGTM